The following is a genomic window from Pseudochaenichthys georgianus chromosome 9, fPseGeo1.2, whole genome shotgun sequence.
CAGCGGGGGCTTCCATTAAATATGCAGGAATGTTGTCATAAACTTAAGTATTGTACACATTGCCACGAGAGGGTGTCAGGGGTTCACCAAACTCTACGATTTTAATGTTTTGGAATTATCtgaccaaaattcttaaaaatgAGAACCAAAAATCTGGACCTGCTGATGATGATGCTTCAGGAAAACACAAAAGGATCCCCAAAAGAATAAACACGATTTTGGTTCCTTTGTGAAAAGGAAAATATGCCCCCCCCTCCTGATTCCAGGCCGTTTATATTTGGCTCGTGCTCACTCCTCTACACATGCGTTTCATTGACTCTTTTAGGTGACATTTCTTGCCCTGTGTGTCTGCAGGAGGTGGAGACAGAGCAGTACTACACCATGTTCCTGGAAACACTAAAGGAGCGCGGCTACGATGGATACTTCTGCCCGAAGTCTCGTGCCAAACTGGTTTCTGAACAGGAGCGGAAACACGTGGACGGCTGCGCTGTGTTCTATAAGACCGAGAAGTGAGTTCACAGAATATGCTTTATTCAATATATGTATACAAATGTGTAGATTTTGATATCCAAGATTTCTTTCTGCGTTAAATCCATTTTAAAATGACTCGCCACATATTTGGTCTGACTGGATACAGTCAGTTGTGTGAGAGGACTACTCAATTGTATGAATGGACTTTGATTCTTGAAGTTAGATGAAAAGATACTACTGAGCAACTGTTCATGAGGTATAAAAGAAATCAGCAGCCATCCGTTAAAGAAACTGGAAGTTTGAGTGcagatttaaaaagaaacagGTTCATGTATCAGTGTTACATGCACGATAATGCCCCTAAAAGCTGTAATTAAAGGCCCTTtgcacaccatttacatgcacacaaacctatgtaACATTCTACATGTATGTACAATCTGCTTCTGCTCTTTAACAGGCAACTTGTTGCTTTAGCAAAGCTCTTCTCCAAACTTCACAATGGAAATATAAGGTTATTCTGGGGTCAGCACTGTTTGAATTTTATCAGGGGAAATCTGCAGATTACTAAGGACTGACAGAACCCAGGTAAAACCTCCTAAATCCCACCACTGAGTAGAAAGCAGAGGCCCCCCAAACAATGGACAAACTAGATATATAGAGCCTAATTGCATTAATGTGGTTGAATAATGATCTCGGGTCTAGTTCTGAAAGTCTTTCTGGGCCAAAACTTTAACTTTGAATAATCAGTGTTGGCCCTGCCagtacatacagtggcaatgtctcaagatttagcaaaaatacacctttataacatacagtaacacaaatactacaaatccacataacaaacaatcaaaaccGAAAAGGTGTcgccacttattattatttaaatatatgttttttaagtAAAAAGCGCCGCcgctatttgtatatagggAAAACACTGATAATACATTGTGTTTTAATCTCTGACAAAAAAACTCTTATTGTTGAAGGAAACGGGGAATATTAATAAAACAGCTGATTTAATGCTTTCAAATGGTATTGTATGAAATAAAGCAAGCACATTTTACATCTGAAAGCAGGAGACTTTACACTGAATACTTTCAATATTAATGCTGCTTTATGGATACTCCTGCAGGTTTACTTTGCTCGAGAAACACACTGTGGAGTTCAACCAGGTGGCCATGGCCAACTCTGAGGGCTCCGAGGTCATGCTGAACCGCGTGATGACCAAAGACAACATCGGGGTGGCCGTCCTGCTCGAGGTCAACAAGGACATGTTCTCCGATGGTAAGAACCACTTTTAAAAAACAAAGAATTTGACATAAATATCCCTAGGCCACACTTTTTAGGCCTGCAAGTCGTCCAACTTCACAGAAACATCCCATTTTTGCCCACCGGGGGAGTAAAGAAGTATTTTTTGTGTTTACCTATTAATATGtcaaatatattttttgaaTTTAACATGTCATAACAAGTTCACAGAGCTCAAGGAGACATCTTCATTGCTTTTCTTGTTCAACAGTCCACCACCCAAATACAGCAAATCCTGATCCTTATAACTGAATACACAAGTAATCAATACAGTTAATCCACTTATTGACCCTCAGACATTTGTAGCTTAaagttaaactgtttaaaagtgTTTTCGTTTTGTAACATTGATACAAGGATCCAGGGTTTAGCTTTAGCAAAAGTAGTATAGCCAAAAATACATCTATATTGTTGCAGTCACCTTATGATCAACAATCTGACAATATTTgttctaaataaataaaagtaacaTGGGAAAATCTGCAATGACTTTGTCACAAGGTGTCAACGTCGACATTAAATGTCCTTCAATGGATTGATATGGGATGAGAAATCACTGTTATATGTAAATATGTGTAAAGAATATTTATTTTAGTTGAATAAACATTTCATGTTTTTCAtgtgagcctacctgaatgcgtgcgcaggcccacagtatataaggTGGCTACACCCCCCGACCGTCATCctttttctcttcagcgagcagcaACAACTGAAGCTAAACGTGAGAAGATAGATAGAAGAAAGTGAAAGAATGGACTCACCACTCCTCGAACATCGGCCTTGCCCTACATGCCCGGGCTTAATTGCGGGCGCTGATCCCCACCGCTGGTGCTTCGAGTGTTTGGGGCCCGACCACACGGTGGAGGGCAGCAAACATTCTCCGTCCTGCAGTGCCTGTTGTGCGCTCCCGCGGCTCAGATTCCAACATCGCCTGGAACACTTCCAGGCGCATTCCGACGGGCTGGGCGGCAAGGAGGAAAAAGACGAGGACTTCTCGTTGTCTGCGCTTCTGGGTCCGGCGTCCACGAGGGTCCACCGCGCAGATCTGCCCATCAGGATTTCCCGCTGGTGATGGCCATGGATGCGGAGCGTGTGGGTCTACCGCTCCCCCCTCCGTTACCACCTAAACCGGTGAGCCGCCTCCATCATGGGTTTTATGGCCCGGTTCAGCCAGCCCAGCCGGCCTTTGTTTCGCCCCCGTTGCCAGATATCTGGCAGTGTGTGGAGGCAACATGGCGGCACCCTCTGAGGACGAGGGCTCCGGTGGCGGGCATGGCGGATTTGCTCAGGGTGCACGGCCGCACGGACACAGCGTGTCCCAGGGTGCCCCCCCTCGATGAGAGCCTGGCGGCCCATCTGCTCCTACAGGCAGCAGGTTGGGCGGAGGGGAGAAGACCCCTGCCCCCGCTGCCTCGTGACCGTGAAACGCTGGAGTATCTTGATATTCCGGCTCGGGCACAGCTGGCGGTGGCGGCCAATAATCTGGGCGTGTTAGGGATCTCGCttgtcacccctcagcaggaaGCCCCCGCCTCCCCGTCTCAGGAAGACCGGAGTGATTATTCGGACCGCTGCATCgggcaggggggggggctgtgggtcAGTAGGTATCTGACCCCCGGTGGACATAATGCGGTTATGTTTTTTCAACAACCGGATGGGAGGAAGTGGGGGTGTGGTGGATGTTAGCcaaagccggtcaggggcagtgtgaTGGGTCGATGTTGTTGGACAACAGGACGGTTATGCATcggggctccacccactgtacccatagagtcgagtagagggcggagcctgtgtgatatATAACAGGGGGTtgtgtattgtaaccctagttatataagcacaggcggagctgTCCACCTGGGGGCCCTGTCTTTCCtatgccgctcgctgaagagggtgTAGGACAGACCTGGGCATTgtacggcccgcgggccaaataCGGCCCGCGGGATGATTCTGACCGGCCCGCGAAAGATTACATGAtaattagaaaataaaacatattttctaatTATCTTATGGGTGGACTAAAACcgcattgcttttattttgaagcccATTTATTCTCACAGTGCACGCAATCGTGCATGTCAACTGTGCACGTGAAATGCGTGTCTACCTTCCTTGTCACCCCTGAAAAATGCGAAAATGTCGGCTCATGCCAAAAAAAGGAAAGTGGATGCcgaaagcagaactttcaaacaaATATGGACTACTAATTTTTTCTTTACTGAAGTCAAGGGTAAACCTGTGTGTTTGGTTTGTGGGGAGCATGTCGCCGTGTTTAAAGAGTACAATTTGAAACGGCATTACGAGACGAAACATGCCGCGAAATACAAAAACTTGACTGATGCCGAACGAGCGCGGACATCAACGGATTTACTAGCAAAGCTAGAAAAACAACAAGGCTGTTTTACAAAGCTGCATGCAGACAGAGATGCAGCGACCAGAACCAGCTTTGTGATAGCCCACACAATCGCCCAGAACAGTGAGCCATTCTCGGAGGGGGAGTTTGTGAAAGAGTGCATGGTCGAGTCTGCAGCACTGCTATGCTATGCCCAGAGAAAAAAGAAGCGTTTGAAAACATCCCGCTGTCCCGCCGCACCGTGACGAGAAGGGTGGAGGACATCGCAGAGAATCTGGAGTTTCAGCTGCAAAGTGAAGTGGGAAGCTTCGACTTTTTTTCTTTGGCTTTGGATGAGAGCTGTGACATCCGTGACACAGCCCAGCTGCTCATATTTCTCCGGGGGATAACGCGCGACTTCAAGCTTACGGAGGAGCTGGCAGCAATGCGGCCAATGAAAGGAACCACAACGGGGAGTGATCTGTTCACCGAGGTAAACGATGTCCGAATTTGACAGGGAAAAATGTTGGGCTTTTGAAAAGAATGCAAGATAAAGTGAGTGAACTCAACGCAGAGCAGAAATTGGTGTTTATACATTGTATTATTCATCAGCAAGCGTTGTGCAAGTCAGTGCTAAAACTTAGCCATGTGGTTGATGTTGTTACTACAACAGTTAATTTCATCAGAGCGCGAGCATTAAAGCACAGGCAGTTTGTTTCACTATTGGAGGAGCAAGAGAGCGAACATGGTGATGTCAGGTACCACACAGCTGTCAGATGGCTCAGCCTGGGCAAAGTGCTAAAAAGGTTTTGGGTTCTGAAATCAGAGATAAAAGAGTTTTGTGAGATGAAAGGCAAAACCATCCCAGAGCTGTCTGATAAGGACTGGGTGGCAGCTTTAACATTTGCTGTTGATGTGACTGCAATGATGAATGCACTGAACACACAACTGCAGGGCAAGGGCCTTTTTGCTCATGAAATGCAGAGCCATGTGAAAGCCTTCATGACAACGTTGCAATTAATTTCAAGGCAACTAGGCAGCAACAATCTCGAACACATGAAAACCCTGAAAGAAGTCAAACCATCAGCTGATCACCGGCACAGATACTCATCCATGTTAGGAGCACTGCATGATGAATTTTCAAGgcgttttcaagatttcaaaaaGGTTGAGGATGAaatgcagctggtttcctctccCTTTACCTGCAGTGTTGATCGTGCACCCACTGATGTTCAGCTTGAACTCATTGACCTGCAGTCTGATTCACTACTGAAAGAGCACTTTAAGTCAGCATCACTGCTAGAGTTCTACTCTGCTCTCAAGGAGGAGAACTTTCCAAACATGAGGAGACATGCTCAGAAGATGTTGGTTCTCTTTGGATCCACCTACACATGTGAACAGACATTCTCAGTCATGAAGTTTACCAAATCCAGGTACAGATCCTCTCTCACTGATGAACATCTGTCAGCTGTGCTTCGCATCTCCACCTCAGACATTCAACCTGACTTTGATGGACTTGTTAAAGCTCAACAGAGACTGGATTTCTcacactgaatgaaaaaaaagaacTGAAGAACACTAAAATGTGGAAATATAACAAGTGAAATGGGACacttgatcttttttttttctttctttttttgcgCAGTTCTGAAAACATTAAATGTTTAATATAGGCATGTAAAGTCAAAAAGGCTACAAAACTGGGACACTTTTCTTTACACAGTTACACAGTTCAGTGatatgtcttgtttattttgGCTACAAAGATGATGTGATGTCTTTAGAAAGCTAAGACAATCCTTGTTTCAATAGTATATGAAACTCAAAATGCCCTTTGTTATTAATGTGACTGAaaatgtttatcattttggAAATTCTATTTGAATAAATGATATTTTTGAAAGCTAACCTCACCTTTTTAATTGCCAAATAATAACATACACTCTTACCAGCGGTCAAAACAATGCCATTTACTGCTTtttatatagaaataaaatgtatattatgcATAATTGAGTTCGGCATTTTGGCCCGGCCCTCCAAAATATTTTCAGTTGCTCATTTGGCCCCCTGGGAAAAATAATTGCCCACCCCTGGTGTAGGATGACGGTCGGGGGGCGTAGCCgccttatatactgtgggcctgcgtgtgcattcaggtaggctctcCCCGATTGGCTGGCTACGTTTATGCAACTCAGTATGTGAATGCACGCATagcatgatagagagtagtacccatagagtccagtagaggactccgcctgtgcttatatgacTAGGATTACAATACAtaaccatacttgccaaccctcccgattttcgcgggagactcccgatttcattgccctctcccggtttcctcccggggtcatttctcccgcatttctcctgatttctgacaaaatcagatttactcaggactgtttccactccgactttaatacagctacaccattgtttggtttccatggtagcgcatcTCTTTAGCAGAATCGACAAcacgaccctctgctcactcctttcctgtaaaatacaggtccagctcacacatatcaatcaatcaatcaatgtttatttatatagcccaatatcacaaatgttacatttgtctcagtggacttcacagtttgtacagaatatcagtatgacaatacgacaccctctgtccttagaccctcacatcgtataaggaaaaacttccggagaaaacccacagtttaaagggaaaaatgggagaaacctcagggagagcaacagaggagggatccctctcccaggacagacagacgtgcaatagatgccgtgtgtaaattgaaaagataatacatttgaaacataggtagtccaaatgtttggaaatgcatgtgtgtataataggaagatgaatccacgaggatattcatccaggacctatgatccaggaccacagccacgactcaagatccagcgctcgcgatccaggacacaggaccgcaggatcatccatgactccggatcccagcgtatatagacaccaaaaagaaagacatttggggaagctgggttaatcggaacatgagagtacacaggtatagacagagagaaggaagaagtaaggtgtcccccgacaaactaagcctatatcagcaaaactagtggctgaatctaatcagccctaactataagctttgttaaaaaggaaggtcttaagcgcactcttaaaaacggatagggtgtctaccgctcgaacacaaactggaagctgattccacaaatgtggagcttgataagaaaaggctctggctcccattgtacttttagagactataggaacaaccaacaaccctacattcttggaacgcaatgccctagtaggacagtagggtataatgagttctttaaggtaagatggcgcctgcccattaagggctttgtaggcgagaagaagaatttgaaattatatcctgtgtt
Proteins encoded in this region:
- the LOC139434358 gene encoding general transcription factor II-I repeat domain-containing protein 2B-like; translated protein: MDAERVGLPLPPPLPPKPVSRLHHGFYGPVQPAQPAFVSPPLPDIWQCVEATWRHPLRTRAPVAGMADLLRVHGRTDTACPRVPPLDESLAAHLLLQAAGWAEGRRPLPPLPRDRETLEYLDIPARAQLAVAANNLGVLGISLVTPQQEAPASPSQEDRSDYSDRCIGQGGGLWSVHRGKRCPNLTGKNVGLLKRMQDKVSELNAEQKLVFIHCIIHQQALCKSVLKLSHVVDVVTTTVNFIRARALKHRQFVSLLEEQESEHGDVRYHTAVRWLSLGKVLKRFWVLKSEIKEFCEMKGKTIPELSDKDWVAALTFAVDVTAMMNALNTQLQGKGLFAHEMQSHVKAFMTTLQLISRQLGSNNLEHMKTLKEVKPSADHRHRYSSMLGALHDEFSRRFQDFKKVEDEMQLVSSPFTCSVDRAPTDVQLELIDLQSDSLLKEHFKSASLLEFYSALKEENFPNMRRHAQKMLVLFGSTYTCEQTFSVMKFTKSRYRSSLTDEHLSAVLRISTSDIQPDFDGLVKAQQRLDFSH